One genomic window of Gemmatimonadaceae bacterium includes the following:
- a CDS encoding PIN domain-containing protein, whose protein sequence is MSTLAYVDASCMVSIAFGEPGSTTLERKLTSFDQICSSSLLDAELRSAMARERVPAPPELLAKVRWIMPDRPLNGEIGRVLNAGYVRGADCWHLATALYLAPEPADISFLTLDLRQRGVARALGFKN, encoded by the coding sequence TTGAGCACGCTGGCCTACGTGGATGCCTCGTGCATGGTGTCCATCGCGTTCGGTGAACCGGGATCGACAACCCTCGAAAGGAAGCTGACGAGCTTCGATCAGATATGTTCTTCCAGTCTGCTGGACGCGGAACTCAGGTCCGCCATGGCGCGGGAGCGCGTCCCGGCGCCTCCCGAACTGCTCGCCAAAGTTCGCTGGATCATGCCAGATCGGCCTTTAAACGGCGAGATCGGCCGCGTGTTGAACGCCGGTTACGTCAGGGGCGCCGACTGCTGGCATCTCGCCACCGCGCTCTACCTGGCGCCGGAACCGGCCGATATCAGTTTCCTTACACTCGATCTTCGGCAACGCGGCGTTGCCCGGGCGCTTGGATTCAAAAACTGA
- a CDS encoding type II toxin-antitoxin system prevent-host-death family antitoxin — MRDTYSLYEAKAKLSAIVRRVREGHSVTVTLRGEPVAEIRPIAAPAPGLDARLKELEDRGTISPAVGRFVRVRPVARRPGALKRFLDERD, encoded by the coding sequence ATGCGCGATACCTACTCATTATATGAGGCGAAGGCGAAGCTGTCGGCAATCGTTCGGCGGGTTAGAGAAGGGCATAGTGTGACTGTCACTCTTCGCGGCGAGCCAGTTGCGGAAATCCGGCCTATCGCGGCGCCGGCGCCAGGGCTCGACGCCCGGCTCAAAGAGCTCGAGGATCGCGGCACGATTTCTCCCGCTGTTGGAAGATTTGTCCGCGTTCGTCCGGTTGCCCGAAGGCCCGGAGCACTCAAGCGGTTTCTGGATGAACGCGATTGA
- a CDS encoding SURF1 family protein yields the protein MRVRTASMAAVSLAIAAACASLGVWQLSRLDSRRDFNQILARRLAVPPVEVSRLPADTANARYRRATIAGTYDYANEFVLMSRTRQGSPGVNIVTPVRIAGSDTAILVNRGWVYAPDAMTVDLRKWREKDSVAGIGYVATYPPPRSGNAASASRPNAYRWLDYRVLRNRLPYPIAPYHLVLAADTTPVPRDLPQSNPPRLPAPMMDQGPHLSYAFQWFSFATISIIGTYVLLRRK from the coding sequence ATGAGGGTTCGCACCGCATCGATGGCCGCCGTCTCGCTCGCAATCGCGGCCGCTTGCGCGAGTCTCGGAGTGTGGCAGCTCTCGCGGCTCGATTCACGCCGCGACTTCAATCAGATCCTCGCCCGGCGGCTTGCGGTTCCACCGGTTGAAGTGTCGCGGTTGCCCGCCGACACGGCCAACGCACGCTATCGCCGGGCGACGATAGCCGGAACGTACGATTACGCGAACGAGTTCGTGCTGATGAGCCGCACCCGCCAAGGTTCACCTGGAGTGAACATCGTTACTCCCGTTCGCATCGCGGGCAGCGATACGGCGATTCTCGTCAATCGGGGATGGGTCTACGCACCTGACGCCATGACAGTGGATCTCAGGAAATGGCGTGAGAAGGACTCGGTCGCCGGTATCGGCTATGTCGCGACCTATCCGCCGCCGCGCAGCGGCAACGCTGCCTCCGCCAGTCGTCCGAACGCCTACCGGTGGCTTGATTACCGGGTATTGAGAAACCGGTTGCCATACCCGATCGCCCCGTATCACCTGGTGCTCGCCGCCGACACGACGCCCGTGCCGCGAGACCTGCCGCAAAGCAATCCTCCGCGGCTGCCGGCGCCAATGATGGATCAGGGCCCGCACCTCTCTTATGCGTTCCAGTGGTTTTCATTCGCCACCATATCTATCATTGGCACATACGTCCTCCTGAGGCGCAAATGA
- a CDS encoding DUF72 domain-containing protein, with the protein MYLQDGNIETTFLQMPSTDPDAPVKKEITTVNIGTQGWNYDAWVGPFFPVNTRAPDFLSVYSRAFSTVEVDSTFYGVPAATTFQSWFDRTPADFVFSLKLPQEVTHEQRLRDTSGVSEEFYERARLLGTKLGPILVQLGPSFDPGELPALVDFIGKIPDDLRVAVEFRHRGWLNEGVVAFLRDRGIALALVEGRWFPRRLMLALAARPTADFAYIRWMGPNRDLVDYSRVQVDRTREVEAWTRAMLEMRGGVNDIFGYVANTFSGHSPATARDLQRRMGQRPVDPDLLGDQLSLF; encoded by the coding sequence TTGTACCTCCAGGATGGCAATATTGAGACCACTTTTCTGCAAATGCCCTCTACCGATCCCGATGCTCCGGTGAAGAAAGAGATTACGACAGTCAACATCGGAACACAGGGGTGGAATTACGACGCCTGGGTCGGGCCATTCTTTCCCGTCAACACACGCGCGCCCGATTTTCTCTCCGTCTACTCCCGGGCCTTCAGCACTGTCGAGGTCGATTCGACCTTCTATGGGGTGCCTGCCGCGACGACGTTCCAGAGCTGGTTCGACCGCACTCCCGCGGACTTCGTTTTTTCTCTAAAGTTGCCGCAGGAAGTCACGCACGAACAGCGACTTCGCGACACTTCGGGAGTGTCCGAGGAGTTTTACGAGAGAGCACGCCTGCTCGGCACGAAACTCGGCCCGATCCTCGTTCAGCTCGGACCGAGCTTCGACCCCGGCGAGCTTCCCGCGCTGGTGGATTTCATCGGAAAGATTCCGGACGATCTGCGAGTCGCCGTCGAATTCCGCCATCGGGGATGGCTCAATGAAGGGGTTGTTGCATTCCTGCGCGATCGCGGTATTGCCCTCGCCCTCGTTGAAGGGCGATGGTTTCCGCGCCGGCTCATGCTCGCTCTTGCCGCGCGCCCAACGGCAGACTTCGCGTATATCCGCTGGATGGGACCCAACCGTGACCTTGTCGATTACTCGCGAGTGCAGGTGGACCGAACCCGGGAGGTCGAAGCGTGGACCCGCGCAATGCTCGAGATGCGAGGCGGTGTCAACGACATCTTTGGTTACGTGGCCAACACCTTCAGCGGTCACAGCCCGGCAACCGCGCGTGACCTTCAGCGACGAATGGGACAACGGCCCGTCGACCCGGACCTGCTCGGCGATCAGCTATCGCTGTTCTGA